ACTCTGGAGGGGAAAGATTCAGATATGGGAAAGAAAGGTAAAATAGCTTCAGCTATTGTTTTTTAAGCATCTATGCATATGGTTTAAAGCATGTGTAGTACACTGCATTTTATGCTTGAAGCcaaatttggttttaaaaacgtaattcaaagacaaaatgttttttgataTTTGGTAAAGTGTCTTGGTGATGGTGGGAACTACTTACTTTTTTAGCTTGATAAAAAGCTGAACAGGATGAAGGCATTTGGATGTGAATTTGAGAAACTGAGTCACTCTCCTCTGAAATACTTGCCTGGGAACTTCTTGTTCAAAATGAAATTGATTTGTGGCAAATACAAATCATTACCATATGACTATGAAAGTCATTATTGGAAGAACATCTAATGTTTCTGGAGAGACTGAAAGATTGGTGATGGAAGATATCCATTTATGTTTTCAGGATTAAGGTTTTTGGGTTTAGTAATTTAGTAGTTATCACCTCAACTCATGGGTGTGATGGAGAGAAATCACGTAGTAActgcttaaaagaaaattcagtgagATACAttattgtctctttttttagtttgcttCAGAAGTTAGCTTTCCAGAATTTTGTATGAAGAGCACTTCAGCAAAACCTCTCAGCACTTCACATGTAAATTCTTGCTTTGCTGATCAACGATGTATGAATTCTGATGCTTTGCCAGAGGTAGGTTGTGTTCTTGATGTTTCTTTGAGCCAGCAGAATTTGTCAGATTTACCTGCTTGAGAAAATTGGTAACTGGGGAAATTTAGTCAGAAtagaaaaccaaacacaaaagtAAGGATAGCATAAGATTGAAGAATACTTCTCATTTCATGTCTGCACAGAAAACAGGTCCTTAAGATTTCGTGTTTGCTCTGAAGCATGTGGTACCAAAACTACTTTAAAGTGGAAGTTGGAACTTAGCTCAATCTCagtgtttaatttatttttaaattctgtattAATTTAACTTTTTGAGGCATGTGATGAGCATTCTAGGAAGTGGGTCTTGTTAAACAGTACTAAATACCTTCCTTGTTTTTATATAATTCTATTTAATATGATATTGTgaactatttttctctttttatttcttccacttttttCAGGTGTACCTGTAAGGCAAATGCCTCCAGCAGAGCACTTGGAAAAACTTTACTGAGTGAGATTATGTTATACATGATGTTATACATGGTGTTATGAATTTTCTGTTTGATCTCTTTTCAGGTTTTTCATTACTATGGTCCTGCATTAGAGTTTTTACAGATGGTTGACCTCTCTGAACTCCCCTCCTTTTTTATATCAGATCTGGAATTTGAGCTGTATCCTTTAAGGTTCTAAGCTGCTAATGATAATGGTTTATAGCAGAAAGAAGACAATTAGGAGTTAAGTGTGCATATAACATCTGAAGAATAGCAAGGACTCATTCCACACCAGTATGCTGAAATAGTCACACAGTGTATCTTCACAAGATTTTTTCATATGTTGAAATTTAAATCGCAGTAAGAATAACTAATTTTTACATTCTTGCACATATATTTTGGCTACTTGTGGATATATGTGaggaagaatagaaaaatacttATCGATtctcaggctggatggggctctcaGCAACCTGGTCTACAGGGAgttgtccctgcctgtagcaagGGATaggagctagatgatcttaaaggacccttcaacccaaaccattctatgattctgtgtgtaaatgtaataaatatGTGTGGGTTTGTTGGCATGCAGTATTTGTTGCTGTGTAAGtgcagagtttaaaaaaaaacacgagCCTTCTCATTAATGTATGTAGTGTCCTTCTAAGTTTagaacattttttccataaattGTGTTTTATTGTTTAGATGCAGAACCTGTGACAAGATATGGCAGAGGAATTCTTTGTTGCATGTGCTGCAGAGATTCCAAGGTGTATTCATGTTGATTTGAGTCTATGATACCAAGACTAGTTCTAAACTACATAAAGTGGCTTAGGATGTGCAGCTGCCAAGATATAGGCTATGTAGTTTAGGCCTGCCAAGGTTTTGAATATGTGATTATCTGTTGATGGCTGCCTATGTTAAATGTGTCCTTTGTGTATTTCATCATCTAACATTTCTAACTGTCCCGCTTTGATAAGTTTTCACGTATTTTGTAGTACTGAAGTATCACCTATTAGACTTCTGCAGTACTTACTTGAAATACGATGATAACATGAtttataaaatgcaaatgaatgcaGTTCTTTGTGACAATGAGGTTCCTTAAACTGTTCTGTTCAGGAGCCTGGCAAGAAAGGGTAGAAAACGGATGTCTGCACTGCTTTTAGATcagatttcttctctctctggGAAGGTAAGGCTTCATGTTGTGTAAGTTTAGCAGGAAAGTGAAGACACAGTATATCTTCTTCTATCTTTTATGAacaatatataataataatctCTGAGTAGGCTCCTTCAAAACTTAATTCTAGGAGAGATGTCTCTTTAAAAAGTGCATTCTTGTACAGGATCTGGCAATCTGTAAGTCCACTGCAcgtttttctctttactttaGCAGAATTTTATTctcctaaaatattttgttgcttttaattgTATCACAACAGATATTTCCAGATTATCATAATTCAATTACTTTTTAGCAAAAGACAGTTCTGTATACAGCTTATAAATGCATCtagcttttctgaaatgtaggATATCCCATTTTGCAAGTGTGTATTCTGCATttctattttgattttgaatgaaaagaGTTCTTGAAACATTTACaagcctattttttttcctggatattATAGTATGTTTATTTACAGCCACGGTATTAGtttaaagatgtttttcctgAATGCTTGAAGTGTAGATTTGATTAAGCAAGCTTTATAATGTTTAAAAACTAAAGCTACGCCAGTCAGAACAACTTGTAATGTGAAAATGCTGATAGATAAATAATAACTAAGTTATATTCTTTATTTACTGTACAGCTGTTGTTCTGTTACCCAGCAGTATATTTAATCTTCATTTGCTTCACCTAGGTTTtcagtaactttttttctaaccCATCACTCTGTTCTTCATTATGCTCTGTGAAAAAGAAGTTCTTTTTCTAACACTGTACCAGAAATATCTTATTAAATAGTTTCATCTGCTTGTTTATGAAGGATAATTTGACGGGAGGAAAAACACACAGTTTTCAAGTTAATGCAGGGTAGCTGATCCCAACTATTTCTTAGAGTCCTGTTGGTTCTAGATCTTTCTTTACAGAATTGTTTATAGCGAGATTATTGAAAGACTTGGGAATGCCTATTGGATGtatgaaataataattcagTAGTTAGTTATCTCAACTGGAGAAAAAACTAGCTCTGTTTTTACTGCTTGTGTGTCAAATGATGAGTAAATGTGTTTGCCTTTTAATTGAAGCACCTTTGAAATGATGCCAAACTGATGGCTCAAAAATGAAACGTGAAGTAGGCTTCagtaatatttcttctgttatatttgctttattatttagGTGGGAGCTTTAGTTTCATTAGCATGCAATGTAAGCAGTGTAGTGATCCCATCCCCTGCCCAGCTGAGTACGAAGAAATGGAAGGAATATATGGCTAGGAAACCTAAGGTCATTACTGGTGAGTAAAAAGAAGATGCTGCAGGTGTATTTTGATATGGTGTCTGTATTCAACACTTGTGCTTTCTTGGGAAAAAAGAGTACGGTATTTTACAGATGTTCGTTCTTCCAATGAACACTTACCATCGTGTCAATCAGCATAGGCAAAAGTGCCTGATCTTTCCATAGTTCTCTCATCAGTGCACAGGCTCTTTTAGATACCCTTCTCTAATCATTACATACCTGACTGGCTGTTTGCTCAACTGTACGTTGTTTCATGGTAGAAATTTATCTTTGGAGAGAGACTTTCCTTTTAATAAACTGTTAAAGAACAAACTTTGATGGTCAGAGTTGCCAGATGTACTTTCTAGCCTGCATTACAAAGCTGCCCCGGGCTAAGTTCCATGCAGGTAATGTGCTAGCTTGAAGCCAGCACCATAGTCTAACTCATCTTTGCTTCTGTAGctcatttattttgcatgctcttcaatgtgttttttatttttaaaggataaaTATCAGCTGTAGTTCCTGTGTCTCTTAAAAAGATGTTAGTGagatttctcagaaaaaaagagcaagtgaAAGAATTTTGATTATATCTTATTTTAAACAACATGAACACCCTGAGGGAGCCATCTTATGTCTTGCTATTTTTAAGTTCCAGAAATTGATCTGAAAGGAGAATCTTGCCAATACTATTTCTTGCTACAAGGCAACGGTTCAGGAGGATGTAAAGCAACCTTGATTCATTCTGCTACTCAAATCAATGGTATGGCCACTCTTGCTGCTGTAAATAGAATGCTGAAGACAAATGTAGGAGAAACAGAGTCAAGTAagctttatttatatattaatttgTGTTGTAAGTCAGGCAACAAATGCTACTAACACATTATGTGCTCACTTTATTCATTCTGGTCTGTCTTAAAGGGAAGAAACATTATACGCTCTGATGAAtaagtttattcttttttttcagagtgaTTAAGAAAAAGATCTAATTTATTCACACAACTTACTGTATTCTGTAAATCAACTTCTTGGAGTTGTAGTCAGTCATTTCTCATAACTTTCAGTAGTTGTAGCAATGCAAATTGGGGAGGTCAAGGTAAAGTGCATACAAATGAAATCTATGAAAACTTTAAGATATGTCATTGGTCTAAAGGTTGATGCCTAAAATCCAATTGGTTATTATTGAGCCTATTTCtcccatttaaaataaaaaccacaagGGAGGGAGACAAGTTGACTGAACACACTCATGAAACTCAATTGGCAGAAGTAAATATTAACACAGAATGGTTAGTATATGAGCTAGGAGGTGATTGGCTGTTTCGCTAGATAAAATCATATATCAGTTATCTTAGAATAGTTGTCCTGTTGTTGCTTCAAGATATCTATGTGAATTCATTTGTTTGCTCTCAGTAACCAACAAAGAAATGAGCACGGTGACctgcatgcttttattttcttcttatccaGACAAATCTGTGTGGGATATGACTGGCTGCTTACCATTTGTCCTAATTAAAATCCCATTACTAGGTGTCAGAAGATTGAAAGTCCTTGACCATGTGCTGGGAGAAAACTTTTCTTCCCTAGTATTAAAGTAATGATCTTTTTACGTTCTTTAAATGGCAGTCATACTAACTGCATTATCATTATTTTGGTTTCGTATAGAAAGGCAGAACTAATGGCCAATCATCTATTCCAGGTTATCCTCTTAGTGTCTTAAATgaatttcctgctttttcttcacTCAGATTTGATGCTCTAGTTGTTTCCCTTGAACTTGAAATTTGTACATCTAGTGTGTTTGTGTTGTCTTGCTATGCCTTTTTAGGAAGTGTCTCCCAAGAAGATAGATTCTTGTTAATGGGTTTCTGCTTATCTGTGTAGGCTTTCCTACTGATGACTTCATTGAGTCTCTGCCACGGTTTTGTGGAAAGCAAATtgtacagagagaaaagaaactgtCACATCTCCAGGCATCTGCCTTGAAGGAGTATCTCAGTAAGTAATGGAGAAAGCACTTGAGGTTCTCAAACTAGTATCtaagttttttctttccaactgaATGTGTCCTCACCTTAGCTCCTCAGTATTGTAAGCTCACCTTACAAAACTGAGGGGAGCTGGCcagtttgtaaagaaaaaaaatgaagttgtaaAGAAACTTCCTTTGATATATCTGTGATTATATGTCAGATAATTACTTAAATAATGGGGAAGAGAGAATGCTGAACTTTAATTTTGTGGGCCTCTGATACACTAATACTTGGAAAGTTTGAGCATATTTACCACAGAAGAATTCTGAAACTAGCATTttatgtgctttgttttgttgcttttcttgctgcttttttttttNNNNNNNNNNNNNNNNNNNNNNNNNNNNNNNNNNNNNNNNNNNNNNNNNNNNNNNNNNNNNNNNNNNNNNNNNNNNNNNNNNNNNNNNNNNNNNNNNNNNCCTAGCAGAACTTACTGTGTATTAACATAATACCAGCATAGGGAAAACAGGATTTGTACTCTCTCAATGGCAGTACAAATGGCAGTGATGAGTGTGAGCCTCCTGTAGGAGGACTGGAGCTTTTCCTCTATAAGACTGGCAAGTCAAGATCTCTTTtttaacagagagaaagaaattgaCTGAGCAGCCTCCAGTTATTTCTACTGATGAGCTCAAAAGCTTGTTAGAGCTTACAAGAGAATGCTTTTTGGACCTGTGGAACACTAATGTTCCTGAACCTGTTCTGCAGAAGACTGCCAATAAAACTAGTTCATGTTCAGTGGCTTCTGGTAAGTTCTTTATTTAGAAAGATCTCTACTGACATGTTTCCACAAACTCACTGGGCATcatgtttcagtgtctcaccactttcacagtaaagaatttcttcctactatctagtctaaatctaccctcttctagtttaaaaccatttcccctcatcctgtcactacctgcccttataaaaagtccctccccagctttcctgtaggacCCCTTCGTGTACTGGAAGACCACTGTAAGGTCCTTGGTTGCTCTGTGTCCAGTTTTGTTGAGTTAGGTCCCATAAAGTTCACATGTAGTCCTGTAAAGTTCGTATGCATATATGTAGGGCCGTAGTTGACAACAAGGCTGCTGGACAGAAAAAACAACCTTGAGAGCTACAGATCAAATATTTCTGTGGCTGCTTGTATAAATTCCCTTGCATTTGGAGACAAATTACATCCTTCTTCTTATGAACAAGCTgtaattgttttgctttcttagtgggttgttttttttttcttgcagaatctGATTTAATGGAGCCAAATCCATTGGAATGGCCAGAAAGACATGTTCTTCAGAATTtggaaaactttgaaaaaatcaaacaaaaaatgagGTAATGCTTAAATATTGAAGAGTTTTCTCTGTAGTGGACACTGAACATCAGTATAGAGGAACTGTATGCATTCATGGCCATTTTGTGAACTGTTCTCAAATACATTGATAATTTTTTAGAGAAAGCTAAAAACTAAGTTTTTGTTACACTGTCAATTTCCAAGGTTGTTTTGGGGTTATTTCTTAGTATTTAGAGtagtattcttttttattatttttattaacaaaacACATCTAAAAAACAGTGCAAAGTAATTTAGTTCTGAAGTTAAATTAGCAGTGTGCTTTTATAGACTTCAGCAATACtagaaaaacattcaaaatactatatttttttttcccccaacatACCCATACTTTGGAGTTTAATGTTAGATATCTTCTTTCTCTTAATTTGTTGTTAAgctttggcttttgtttttcaaatacgTATATATAATTCTTCCTTCTAACTAGCTCATCTTACACTTACCTGAAATAGTGTAAAACATGTTGCTTAAcagtagaaaagagaaaattttgcTAAAGTTAATTGAGGACATCAAAAATGAAGTGGAGAGTTGTATGCAGTAGTGTCTTTATGATTCCTGTGCTGCATGTTGTATGTCTCTTTTTTAATGGGAATTAAATTTTGATCTTTGAGgacaagaaatggaaaaaagagatGAATACTATACTTCTCCTGTTGTACTTCATAATTGAGTTATAAAAACTGTGTTTAATTGCTCCGGGCTAGCAATGGTTTTGGTTGTTgtggtaaaaacaaacaaacaaaataacttaACAACTAATATTTCTTAGATGagggattattattattattattttcctctagAGCTTCTATGCTTGCACATTCATCTGAGCAACTGCTTGGACATAAAGATAGCCAGCGAGAGTCGCTGACATCTCTCGATGCAAAGGAGTTGCTGAAATACTTCACACCAGAAGGGCTGCCAGTTGGTGATCTTCAGCCACTGCATATTCCCAAACGGTATGATACCAACATATTGAGATCACTGCAGCCCATACTCAGAATTGATGAATGTGTGTAATGATGAAGTGATAAAATGTGAGTAAAAATCAGGTGATGGAATCAGAGTTTGAGTTTGGAACTTGTATATCCTTGCATCACATGCCCCCAGTGCAATCAACAGTTATGGCTGGCcttgctgtttatttctttgagtCTGAAATGGCCAAGATGATGATAATGTTTCTAGTatgaatttaaataataaaataagtgCCTGATGTGTGTAGGTGTGCCACTAGACTTTGCCATGGCTGTCCTACAAACTATTGCCACTATACATTCCTATTTCCCAAACTAATATTTCTTGTACAGCAGGAGTTACTCTGACAGAACTTCAGGTTTATGGGTGTGATTTGTTTCATTCAGTCAGAAGGAGATTATGTAGGAAGATTActcattaaaatgtaaaaaggaCAATAGCTGAATCTATTTATTTGTGTCTCTTGACATGCTGACCCAGCATTCCTGTCATTACTCTTAACTGGTAAAGTGCTCCTTGAAGAAAGCTTGTCTACTTTGACTACTTCACAAGAATTCATTCTTAGTGTGACTGCTGTTAAGTATTAGTGCAGTAACCACTTCCATGTCAGCAGCAAGATTAGTGTAAGGAGTTAATGGAGTACTTTTCAGAGTTTAACCATCTGATAGACTAAGGCCAGCCTATCCTGCAGAGTCAGAATGTGTCTGTAGAATCAGAGCCTCTAGTATTTATGTGGTATATCAAAGACTACCAGGTAAGAAAATCTTTGCAGTTACTGCTGTTATATTTGTTGACCTTTTTAATGAGAGGGATAAGAGTACTGATAATGGAATCATTGGATACTGCCATTGATACATTTTTGAACTTCATTATGTGTTATAAATTAAGAGGGCTTGTGAGAGGGAAGGTTACAAGCTACTCCAGGGAACCTTCTGTAGCAGGCAGCTTGGACTaatat
The DNA window shown above is from Meleagris gallopavo isolate NT-WF06-2002-E0010 breed Aviagen turkey brand Nicholas breeding stock chromosome 3, Turkey_5.1, whole genome shotgun sequence and carries:
- the MTBP gene encoding mdm2-binding protein — its product is MTFPACSVAGIPGIKKWYFASHVICGYYQFCSSDWEEVNSDTQKNEDCLQTTIEKCLGNIQNFEEDDNNSRESLSMADVYDEAAESLHQLADRLPAPGRAMVDIILQAVEGDAPKLKDSLPVIGALKHLREWHSAQITIAASDSKGWQKIADYLSADFVSSDDVMNVIDLKELWRGKIQIWERKFASEVSFPEFCMKSTSAKPLSTSHVNSCFADQRCMNSDALPEVFHYYGPALEFLQMVDLSELPSFFISDLEFELSLARKGRKRMSALLLDQISSLSGKVGALVSLACNVSSVVIPSPAQLSTKKWKEYMARKPKVITVPEIDLKGESCQYYFLLQGNGSGGCKATLIHSATQINGMATLAAVNRMLKTNVGETESSFPTDDFIESLPRFCGKQIVQREKKLSHLQASALKEYLKRKKLTEQPPVISTDELKSLLELTRECFLDLWNTNVPEPVLQKTANKTSSCSVASESDLMEPNPLEWPERHVLQNLENFEKIKQKMRASMLAHSSEQLLGHKDSQRESLTSLDAKELLKYFTPEGLPVGDLQPLHIPKRENAFFLTPKLTPQKLRGLPFEKAAGCHYHGIEYCLDNRKALERDLGYAELQARLIRYETQTTCTKECCPLPVVLSPLPAVLSPLPSPAVSSEPGSVPDGESLQSEFRTEVLRLKRRSKDLDCFHPKKRFECVSFVSKMLKEVVAKTLQKHGIAEDHKCFPSCSQRLFEISKFYLKDLKTSRGLLDEMKKTASNNAKQVIEWVLEKTGK